One window of Populus nigra chromosome 5, ddPopNigr1.1, whole genome shotgun sequence genomic DNA carries:
- the LOC133693765 gene encoding OVARIAN TUMOR DOMAIN-containing deubiquitinating enzyme 7 isoform X4: MVKTKQQKSKPKKTPHVKKQGKQANIVQFRAQLDALGLKIIEVTADGNCFFRGLADQLEGNEEEHGKYRSMVVQYIMNTREMFEPFIEDDVPFDEYCQLMEKDGTWAGHMELQAASLVTLSNICVHRYMSPRWYIRNFDQHGARMVHLSYHDEEHYNSVRSKDDPCNGPAQPIIIKVDADLSATSVQAKAVCSTKAGIAKDSFDAGSLKLVMAGSGCENAEKVKQVLLDVNGDVDAAIEFLIAEQESDSFSAENNSLCSDTNISYEGQGDGVDGNCEQYKDEPVKKTNEQVSSNNRTKQTQDDSSSRENGKKIPRNKDCSCGSKKKHKAYCGAVKGRSSTKIAIFVVSVTEKLTLEKVEKKQSTTRKDMLNPCHPVDLMVGCLTWVLFVYDHELDFYVARDLPIDACPSS, encoded by the exons ATGGTAAAAACCAAACAGCAGAAGTCCAAACCCAAGAAAACTCCCCAT GTGAAAAAACAGGGAAAGCAGGCCAATATCGTGCAGTTTCGCGCTCAGCTTGATGCATTGGGCCTAAAAATTATCGAAGTGACTGCAgatggtaattgttttttcag GGGACTTGCAGATCAGCTTGAAGGTAATGAGGAGGAACATGGAAAGTATCGCAGTATGGTGGTCCAGTATATAATG AACACTCGTGAAATGTTTGAACCCTTTATTGAGGATGACGTCCCATTTGATGAATACTGCCAATTGATGGAAAAGGATGGCACATGGGCTGGACATATGGAATTACAAGCAGCTTCTCTTGTTACGCTTAGTAATATATGTGTTCACCGG TACATGTCACCGCGTTGGTACATCCGAAATTTTGATCAGCACGGAGCTCGTATGGTCCATTT ATCTTATCATGATGAGGAACATTACAATAGTGTGCGATCAAAGGATGACCCTTGTAATGGGCCAGCTCAGCCAATTATAATCAAG GTTGATGCTGATCTTTCAGCAACATCTGTTCAAGCAAAAGCTGTGTGTAGCACTAAAGCAGGAATTGCAAAGGACAGTTTTGATGCAGGATCCCTTAAATTGGTCATGGCAGGAAGTGGTTGTGAAAATGCTGAGAAAGTCAAACAG GTTTTACTAGACGTTAATGGTGATGTTGATGCTGCAATAGAGTTTTTAATAGCGGAGCAAGAATCAGATTCCTTTTCAGCAGAAAATAATTCCCTTTGTTCTGACACGAATATTTCTTATG AAGGTCAAGGAGATGGTGTAGACGGCAACTGTGAACAATACAAGGACGAGCCTGTAAAGAAGACCAACGAACAAGTTTCATCCAATAATCGCACCAAACAAACCCAGGATGATAGCAGTTCCAGAGAAAATGGCAAG AAGATTCCAAGAAACAAGGACTGTTCCTGCGGatccaaaaagaaacacaaggCATATTGTGGAGCTGTGAAGGGAAGATCGTCTACTAAGATTGC CATATTTGTTGTGTCAGTGACCGAAAAGTTGACCTTAGAAAAGgtagaaaagaaacaaagcacAACAAGAAAGGACATGCTGAATCCGTGCCATCCAGTGGATCTGATGGTTGGCTGCCTGACATGGGTGCTCTTTGTATATGACcatgaacttgatttttat
- the LOC133693765 gene encoding OVARIAN TUMOR DOMAIN-containing deubiquitinating enzyme 7 isoform X9, whose amino-acid sequence MVKTKQQKSKPKKTPHVKKQGKQANIVQFRAQLDALGLKIIEVTADGNCFFRGLADQLEGNEEEHGKYRSMVVQYIMNTREMFEPFIEDDVPFDEYCQLMEKDGTWAGHMELQAASLVTLSNICVHRYMSPRWYIRNFDQHGARMVHLSYHDEEHYNSVRSKDDPCNGPAQPIIIKVDADLSATSVQAKAVCSTKAGIAKDSFDAGSLKLVMAGSGCENAEKVKQVLLDVNGDVDAAIEFLIAEQESDSFSAENNSLCSDTNISYGQGDGVDGNCEQYKDEPVKKTNEQVSSNNRTKQTQDDSSSRENEDSKKQGLFLRIQKETQGILWSCEGKIVY is encoded by the exons ATGGTAAAAACCAAACAGCAGAAGTCCAAACCCAAGAAAACTCCCCAT GTGAAAAAACAGGGAAAGCAGGCCAATATCGTGCAGTTTCGCGCTCAGCTTGATGCATTGGGCCTAAAAATTATCGAAGTGACTGCAgatggtaattgttttttcag GGGACTTGCAGATCAGCTTGAAGGTAATGAGGAGGAACATGGAAAGTATCGCAGTATGGTGGTCCAGTATATAATG AACACTCGTGAAATGTTTGAACCCTTTATTGAGGATGACGTCCCATTTGATGAATACTGCCAATTGATGGAAAAGGATGGCACATGGGCTGGACATATGGAATTACAAGCAGCTTCTCTTGTTACGCTTAGTAATATATGTGTTCACCGG TACATGTCACCGCGTTGGTACATCCGAAATTTTGATCAGCACGGAGCTCGTATGGTCCATTT ATCTTATCATGATGAGGAACATTACAATAGTGTGCGATCAAAGGATGACCCTTGTAATGGGCCAGCTCAGCCAATTATAATCAAG GTTGATGCTGATCTTTCAGCAACATCTGTTCAAGCAAAAGCTGTGTGTAGCACTAAAGCAGGAATTGCAAAGGACAGTTTTGATGCAGGATCCCTTAAATTGGTCATGGCAGGAAGTGGTTGTGAAAATGCTGAGAAAGTCAAACAG GTTTTACTAGACGTTAATGGTGATGTTGATGCTGCAATAGAGTTTTTAATAGCGGAGCAAGAATCAGATTCCTTTTCAGCAGAAAATAATTCCCTTTGTTCTGACACGAATATTTCTTATG GTCAAGGAGATGGTGTAGACGGCAACTGTGAACAATACAAGGACGAGCCTGTAAAGAAGACCAACGAACAAGTTTCATCCAATAATCGCACCAAACAAACCCAGGATGATAGCAGTTCCAGAGAAAATG AAGATTCCAAGAAACAAGGACTGTTCCTGCGGatccaaaaagaaacacaaggCATATTGTGGAGCTGTGAAGGGAAGATCGTCTACTAA
- the LOC133693765 gene encoding OVARIAN TUMOR DOMAIN-containing deubiquitinating enzyme 7 isoform X2, translated as MVKTKQQKSKPKKTPHVKKQGKQANIVQFRAQLDALGLKIIEVTADGNCFFRGLADQLEGNEEEHGKYRSMVVQYIMNTREMFEPFIEDDVPFDEYCQLMEKDGTWAGHMELQAASLVTLSNICVHRYMSPRWYIRNFDQHGARMVHLSYHDEEHYNSVRSKDDPCNGPAQPIIIKVDADLSATSVQAKAVCSTKAGIAKDSFDAGSLKLVMAGSGCENAEKVKQVLLDVNGDVDAAIEFLIAEQESDSFSAENNSLCSDTNISYGQGDGVDGNCEQYKDEPVKKTNEQVSSNNRTKQTQDDSSSRENGKKIPRNKDCSCGSKKKHKAYCGAVKGRSSTKIAIFVVSVTEKLTLEKVEKKQSTTRKDMLNPCHPVDLMVGCLTWVLFVYDHELDFYCRSPGIYQLMPAPHPK; from the exons ATGGTAAAAACCAAACAGCAGAAGTCCAAACCCAAGAAAACTCCCCAT GTGAAAAAACAGGGAAAGCAGGCCAATATCGTGCAGTTTCGCGCTCAGCTTGATGCATTGGGCCTAAAAATTATCGAAGTGACTGCAgatggtaattgttttttcag GGGACTTGCAGATCAGCTTGAAGGTAATGAGGAGGAACATGGAAAGTATCGCAGTATGGTGGTCCAGTATATAATG AACACTCGTGAAATGTTTGAACCCTTTATTGAGGATGACGTCCCATTTGATGAATACTGCCAATTGATGGAAAAGGATGGCACATGGGCTGGACATATGGAATTACAAGCAGCTTCTCTTGTTACGCTTAGTAATATATGTGTTCACCGG TACATGTCACCGCGTTGGTACATCCGAAATTTTGATCAGCACGGAGCTCGTATGGTCCATTT ATCTTATCATGATGAGGAACATTACAATAGTGTGCGATCAAAGGATGACCCTTGTAATGGGCCAGCTCAGCCAATTATAATCAAG GTTGATGCTGATCTTTCAGCAACATCTGTTCAAGCAAAAGCTGTGTGTAGCACTAAAGCAGGAATTGCAAAGGACAGTTTTGATGCAGGATCCCTTAAATTGGTCATGGCAGGAAGTGGTTGTGAAAATGCTGAGAAAGTCAAACAG GTTTTACTAGACGTTAATGGTGATGTTGATGCTGCAATAGAGTTTTTAATAGCGGAGCAAGAATCAGATTCCTTTTCAGCAGAAAATAATTCCCTTTGTTCTGACACGAATATTTCTTATG GTCAAGGAGATGGTGTAGACGGCAACTGTGAACAATACAAGGACGAGCCTGTAAAGAAGACCAACGAACAAGTTTCATCCAATAATCGCACCAAACAAACCCAGGATGATAGCAGTTCCAGAGAAAATGGCAAG AAGATTCCAAGAAACAAGGACTGTTCCTGCGGatccaaaaagaaacacaaggCATATTGTGGAGCTGTGAAGGGAAGATCGTCTACTAAGATTGC CATATTTGTTGTGTCAGTGACCGAAAAGTTGACCTTAGAAAAGgtagaaaagaaacaaagcacAACAAGAAAGGACATGCTGAATCCGTGCCATCCAGTGGATCTGATGGTTGGCTGCCTGACATGGGTGCTCTTTGTATATGACcatgaacttgatttttat
- the LOC133693765 gene encoding OVARIAN TUMOR DOMAIN-containing deubiquitinating enzyme 7 isoform X3 codes for MVKTKQQKSKPKKTPHVKKQGKQANIVQFRAQLDALGLKIIEVTADGNCFFRGLADQLEGNEEEHGKYRSMVVQYIMNTREMFEPFIEDDVPFDEYCQLMEKDGTWAGHMELQAASLVTLSNICVHRYMSPRWYIRNFDQHGARMVHLSYHDEEHYNSVRSKDDPCNGPAQPIIIKVDADLSATSVQAKAVCSTKAGIAKDSFDAGSLKLVMAGSGCENAEKVKQVLLDVNGDVDAAIEFLIAEQESDSFSAENNSLCSDTNISYEGQGDGVDGNCEQYKDEPVKKTNEQVSSNNRTKQTQDDSSSRENGKIPRNKDCSCGSKKKHKAYCGAVKGRSSTKIAIFVVSVTEKLTLEKVEKKQSTTRKDMLNPCHPVDLMVGCLTWVLFVYDHELDFYCRSPGIYQLMPAPHPK; via the exons ATGGTAAAAACCAAACAGCAGAAGTCCAAACCCAAGAAAACTCCCCAT GTGAAAAAACAGGGAAAGCAGGCCAATATCGTGCAGTTTCGCGCTCAGCTTGATGCATTGGGCCTAAAAATTATCGAAGTGACTGCAgatggtaattgttttttcag GGGACTTGCAGATCAGCTTGAAGGTAATGAGGAGGAACATGGAAAGTATCGCAGTATGGTGGTCCAGTATATAATG AACACTCGTGAAATGTTTGAACCCTTTATTGAGGATGACGTCCCATTTGATGAATACTGCCAATTGATGGAAAAGGATGGCACATGGGCTGGACATATGGAATTACAAGCAGCTTCTCTTGTTACGCTTAGTAATATATGTGTTCACCGG TACATGTCACCGCGTTGGTACATCCGAAATTTTGATCAGCACGGAGCTCGTATGGTCCATTT ATCTTATCATGATGAGGAACATTACAATAGTGTGCGATCAAAGGATGACCCTTGTAATGGGCCAGCTCAGCCAATTATAATCAAG GTTGATGCTGATCTTTCAGCAACATCTGTTCAAGCAAAAGCTGTGTGTAGCACTAAAGCAGGAATTGCAAAGGACAGTTTTGATGCAGGATCCCTTAAATTGGTCATGGCAGGAAGTGGTTGTGAAAATGCTGAGAAAGTCAAACAG GTTTTACTAGACGTTAATGGTGATGTTGATGCTGCAATAGAGTTTTTAATAGCGGAGCAAGAATCAGATTCCTTTTCAGCAGAAAATAATTCCCTTTGTTCTGACACGAATATTTCTTATG AAGGTCAAGGAGATGGTGTAGACGGCAACTGTGAACAATACAAGGACGAGCCTGTAAAGAAGACCAACGAACAAGTTTCATCCAATAATCGCACCAAACAAACCCAGGATGATAGCAGTTCCAGAGAAAATGGCAAG ATTCCAAGAAACAAGGACTGTTCCTGCGGatccaaaaagaaacacaaggCATATTGTGGAGCTGTGAAGGGAAGATCGTCTACTAAGATTGC CATATTTGTTGTGTCAGTGACCGAAAAGTTGACCTTAGAAAAGgtagaaaagaaacaaagcacAACAAGAAAGGACATGCTGAATCCGTGCCATCCAGTGGATCTGATGGTTGGCTGCCTGACATGGGTGCTCTTTGTATATGACcatgaacttgatttttat
- the LOC133693765 gene encoding OVARIAN TUMOR DOMAIN-containing deubiquitinating enzyme 7 isoform X6, with translation MVKTKQQKSKPKKTPHVKKQGKQANIVQFRAQLDALGLKIIEVTADGNCFFRGLADQLEGNEEEHGKYRSMVVQYIMNTREMFEPFIEDDVPFDEYCQLMEKDGTWAGHMELQAASLVTLSNICVHRYMSPRWYIRNFDQHGARMVHLSYHDEEHYNSVRSKDDPCNGPAQPIIIKVDADLSATSVQAKAVCSTKAGIAKDSFDAGSLKLVMAGSGCENAEKVKQVLLDVNGDVDAAIEFLIAEQESDSFSAENNSLCSDTNISYEGQGDGVDGNCEQYKDEPVKKTNEQVSSNNRTKQTQDDSSSRENGKIPRNKDCSCGSKKKHKAYCGAVKGRSSTKIADRKVDLRKGRKETKHNKKGHAESVPSSGSDGWLPDMGALCI, from the exons ATGGTAAAAACCAAACAGCAGAAGTCCAAACCCAAGAAAACTCCCCAT GTGAAAAAACAGGGAAAGCAGGCCAATATCGTGCAGTTTCGCGCTCAGCTTGATGCATTGGGCCTAAAAATTATCGAAGTGACTGCAgatggtaattgttttttcag GGGACTTGCAGATCAGCTTGAAGGTAATGAGGAGGAACATGGAAAGTATCGCAGTATGGTGGTCCAGTATATAATG AACACTCGTGAAATGTTTGAACCCTTTATTGAGGATGACGTCCCATTTGATGAATACTGCCAATTGATGGAAAAGGATGGCACATGGGCTGGACATATGGAATTACAAGCAGCTTCTCTTGTTACGCTTAGTAATATATGTGTTCACCGG TACATGTCACCGCGTTGGTACATCCGAAATTTTGATCAGCACGGAGCTCGTATGGTCCATTT ATCTTATCATGATGAGGAACATTACAATAGTGTGCGATCAAAGGATGACCCTTGTAATGGGCCAGCTCAGCCAATTATAATCAAG GTTGATGCTGATCTTTCAGCAACATCTGTTCAAGCAAAAGCTGTGTGTAGCACTAAAGCAGGAATTGCAAAGGACAGTTTTGATGCAGGATCCCTTAAATTGGTCATGGCAGGAAGTGGTTGTGAAAATGCTGAGAAAGTCAAACAG GTTTTACTAGACGTTAATGGTGATGTTGATGCTGCAATAGAGTTTTTAATAGCGGAGCAAGAATCAGATTCCTTTTCAGCAGAAAATAATTCCCTTTGTTCTGACACGAATATTTCTTATG AAGGTCAAGGAGATGGTGTAGACGGCAACTGTGAACAATACAAGGACGAGCCTGTAAAGAAGACCAACGAACAAGTTTCATCCAATAATCGCACCAAACAAACCCAGGATGATAGCAGTTCCAGAGAAAATGGCAAG ATTCCAAGAAACAAGGACTGTTCCTGCGGatccaaaaagaaacacaaggCATATTGTGGAGCTGTGAAGGGAAGATCGTCTACTAAGATTGC TGACCGAAAAGTTGACCTTAGAAAAGgtagaaaagaaacaaagcacAACAAGAAAGGACATGCTGAATCCGTGCCATCCAGTGGATCTGATGGTTGGCTGCCTGACATGGGTGCTCTTTGTATATGA
- the LOC133693765 gene encoding OVARIAN TUMOR DOMAIN-containing deubiquitinating enzyme 7 isoform X8, whose protein sequence is MVKTKQQKSKPKKTPHVKKQGKQANIVQFRAQLDALGLKIIEVTADGNCFFRGLADQLEGNEEEHGKYRSMVVQYIMNTREMFEPFIEDDVPFDEYCQLMEKDGTWAGHMELQAASLVTLSNICVHRYMSPRWYIRNFDQHGARMVHLSYHDEEHYNSVRSKDDPCNGPAQPIIIKVDADLSATSVQAKAVCSTKAGIAKDSFDAGSLKLVMAGSGCENAEKVKQVLLDVNGDVDAAIEFLIAEQESDSFSAENNSLCSDTNISYEGQGDGVDGNCEQYKDEPVKKTNEQVSSNNRTKQTQDDSSSRENEDSKKQGLFLRIQKETQGILWSCEGKIVY, encoded by the exons ATGGTAAAAACCAAACAGCAGAAGTCCAAACCCAAGAAAACTCCCCAT GTGAAAAAACAGGGAAAGCAGGCCAATATCGTGCAGTTTCGCGCTCAGCTTGATGCATTGGGCCTAAAAATTATCGAAGTGACTGCAgatggtaattgttttttcag GGGACTTGCAGATCAGCTTGAAGGTAATGAGGAGGAACATGGAAAGTATCGCAGTATGGTGGTCCAGTATATAATG AACACTCGTGAAATGTTTGAACCCTTTATTGAGGATGACGTCCCATTTGATGAATACTGCCAATTGATGGAAAAGGATGGCACATGGGCTGGACATATGGAATTACAAGCAGCTTCTCTTGTTACGCTTAGTAATATATGTGTTCACCGG TACATGTCACCGCGTTGGTACATCCGAAATTTTGATCAGCACGGAGCTCGTATGGTCCATTT ATCTTATCATGATGAGGAACATTACAATAGTGTGCGATCAAAGGATGACCCTTGTAATGGGCCAGCTCAGCCAATTATAATCAAG GTTGATGCTGATCTTTCAGCAACATCTGTTCAAGCAAAAGCTGTGTGTAGCACTAAAGCAGGAATTGCAAAGGACAGTTTTGATGCAGGATCCCTTAAATTGGTCATGGCAGGAAGTGGTTGTGAAAATGCTGAGAAAGTCAAACAG GTTTTACTAGACGTTAATGGTGATGTTGATGCTGCAATAGAGTTTTTAATAGCGGAGCAAGAATCAGATTCCTTTTCAGCAGAAAATAATTCCCTTTGTTCTGACACGAATATTTCTTATG AAGGTCAAGGAGATGGTGTAGACGGCAACTGTGAACAATACAAGGACGAGCCTGTAAAGAAGACCAACGAACAAGTTTCATCCAATAATCGCACCAAACAAACCCAGGATGATAGCAGTTCCAGAGAAAATG AAGATTCCAAGAAACAAGGACTGTTCCTGCGGatccaaaaagaaacacaaggCATATTGTGGAGCTGTGAAGGGAAGATCGTCTACTAA
- the LOC133693765 gene encoding OVARIAN TUMOR DOMAIN-containing deubiquitinating enzyme 7 isoform X1 — MVKTKQQKSKPKKTPHVKKQGKQANIVQFRAQLDALGLKIIEVTADGNCFFRGLADQLEGNEEEHGKYRSMVVQYIMNTREMFEPFIEDDVPFDEYCQLMEKDGTWAGHMELQAASLVTLSNICVHRYMSPRWYIRNFDQHGARMVHLSYHDEEHYNSVRSKDDPCNGPAQPIIIKVDADLSATSVQAKAVCSTKAGIAKDSFDAGSLKLVMAGSGCENAEKVKQVLLDVNGDVDAAIEFLIAEQESDSFSAENNSLCSDTNISYEGQGDGVDGNCEQYKDEPVKKTNEQVSSNNRTKQTQDDSSSRENGKKIPRNKDCSCGSKKKHKAYCGAVKGRSSTKIAIFVVSVTEKLTLEKVEKKQSTTRKDMLNPCHPVDLMVGCLTWVLFVYDHELDFYCRSPGIYQLMPAPHPK, encoded by the exons ATGGTAAAAACCAAACAGCAGAAGTCCAAACCCAAGAAAACTCCCCAT GTGAAAAAACAGGGAAAGCAGGCCAATATCGTGCAGTTTCGCGCTCAGCTTGATGCATTGGGCCTAAAAATTATCGAAGTGACTGCAgatggtaattgttttttcag GGGACTTGCAGATCAGCTTGAAGGTAATGAGGAGGAACATGGAAAGTATCGCAGTATGGTGGTCCAGTATATAATG AACACTCGTGAAATGTTTGAACCCTTTATTGAGGATGACGTCCCATTTGATGAATACTGCCAATTGATGGAAAAGGATGGCACATGGGCTGGACATATGGAATTACAAGCAGCTTCTCTTGTTACGCTTAGTAATATATGTGTTCACCGG TACATGTCACCGCGTTGGTACATCCGAAATTTTGATCAGCACGGAGCTCGTATGGTCCATTT ATCTTATCATGATGAGGAACATTACAATAGTGTGCGATCAAAGGATGACCCTTGTAATGGGCCAGCTCAGCCAATTATAATCAAG GTTGATGCTGATCTTTCAGCAACATCTGTTCAAGCAAAAGCTGTGTGTAGCACTAAAGCAGGAATTGCAAAGGACAGTTTTGATGCAGGATCCCTTAAATTGGTCATGGCAGGAAGTGGTTGTGAAAATGCTGAGAAAGTCAAACAG GTTTTACTAGACGTTAATGGTGATGTTGATGCTGCAATAGAGTTTTTAATAGCGGAGCAAGAATCAGATTCCTTTTCAGCAGAAAATAATTCCCTTTGTTCTGACACGAATATTTCTTATG AAGGTCAAGGAGATGGTGTAGACGGCAACTGTGAACAATACAAGGACGAGCCTGTAAAGAAGACCAACGAACAAGTTTCATCCAATAATCGCACCAAACAAACCCAGGATGATAGCAGTTCCAGAGAAAATGGCAAG AAGATTCCAAGAAACAAGGACTGTTCCTGCGGatccaaaaagaaacacaaggCATATTGTGGAGCTGTGAAGGGAAGATCGTCTACTAAGATTGC CATATTTGTTGTGTCAGTGACCGAAAAGTTGACCTTAGAAAAGgtagaaaagaaacaaagcacAACAAGAAAGGACATGCTGAATCCGTGCCATCCAGTGGATCTGATGGTTGGCTGCCTGACATGGGTGCTCTTTGTATATGACcatgaacttgatttttat
- the LOC133693765 gene encoding OVARIAN TUMOR DOMAIN-containing deubiquitinating enzyme 7 isoform X5, translating to MVKTKQQKSKPKKTPHVKKQGKQANIVQFRAQLDALGLKIIEVTADGNCFFRGLADQLEGNEEEHGKYRSMVVQYIMNTREMFEPFIEDDVPFDEYCQLMEKDGTWAGHMELQAASLVTLSNICVHRYMSPRWYIRNFDQHGARMVHLSYHDEEHYNSVRSKDDPCNGPAQPIIIKVDADLSATSVQAKAVCSTKAGIAKDSFDAGSLKLVMAGSGCENAEKVKQVLLDVNGDVDAAIEFLIAEQESDSFSAENNSLCSDTNISYEGQGDGVDGNCEQYKDEPVKKTNEQVSSNNRTKQTQDDSSSRENGKKIPRNKDCSCGSKKKHKAYCGAVKGRSSTKIADRKVDLRKGRKETKHNKKGHAESVPSSGSDGWLPDMGALCI from the exons ATGGTAAAAACCAAACAGCAGAAGTCCAAACCCAAGAAAACTCCCCAT GTGAAAAAACAGGGAAAGCAGGCCAATATCGTGCAGTTTCGCGCTCAGCTTGATGCATTGGGCCTAAAAATTATCGAAGTGACTGCAgatggtaattgttttttcag GGGACTTGCAGATCAGCTTGAAGGTAATGAGGAGGAACATGGAAAGTATCGCAGTATGGTGGTCCAGTATATAATG AACACTCGTGAAATGTTTGAACCCTTTATTGAGGATGACGTCCCATTTGATGAATACTGCCAATTGATGGAAAAGGATGGCACATGGGCTGGACATATGGAATTACAAGCAGCTTCTCTTGTTACGCTTAGTAATATATGTGTTCACCGG TACATGTCACCGCGTTGGTACATCCGAAATTTTGATCAGCACGGAGCTCGTATGGTCCATTT ATCTTATCATGATGAGGAACATTACAATAGTGTGCGATCAAAGGATGACCCTTGTAATGGGCCAGCTCAGCCAATTATAATCAAG GTTGATGCTGATCTTTCAGCAACATCTGTTCAAGCAAAAGCTGTGTGTAGCACTAAAGCAGGAATTGCAAAGGACAGTTTTGATGCAGGATCCCTTAAATTGGTCATGGCAGGAAGTGGTTGTGAAAATGCTGAGAAAGTCAAACAG GTTTTACTAGACGTTAATGGTGATGTTGATGCTGCAATAGAGTTTTTAATAGCGGAGCAAGAATCAGATTCCTTTTCAGCAGAAAATAATTCCCTTTGTTCTGACACGAATATTTCTTATG AAGGTCAAGGAGATGGTGTAGACGGCAACTGTGAACAATACAAGGACGAGCCTGTAAAGAAGACCAACGAACAAGTTTCATCCAATAATCGCACCAAACAAACCCAGGATGATAGCAGTTCCAGAGAAAATGGCAAG AAGATTCCAAGAAACAAGGACTGTTCCTGCGGatccaaaaagaaacacaaggCATATTGTGGAGCTGTGAAGGGAAGATCGTCTACTAAGATTGC TGACCGAAAAGTTGACCTTAGAAAAGgtagaaaagaaacaaagcacAACAAGAAAGGACATGCTGAATCCGTGCCATCCAGTGGATCTGATGGTTGGCTGCCTGACATGGGTGCTCTTTGTATATGA
- the LOC133693765 gene encoding OVARIAN TUMOR DOMAIN-containing deubiquitinating enzyme 7 isoform X7, which translates to MVVQYIMNTREMFEPFIEDDVPFDEYCQLMEKDGTWAGHMELQAASLVTLSNICVHRYMSPRWYIRNFDQHGARMVHLSYHDEEHYNSVRSKDDPCNGPAQPIIIKVDADLSATSVQAKAVCSTKAGIAKDSFDAGSLKLVMAGSGCENAEKVKQVLLDVNGDVDAAIEFLIAEQESDSFSAENNSLCSDTNISYEGQGDGVDGNCEQYKDEPVKKTNEQVSSNNRTKQTQDDSSSRENGKKIPRNKDCSCGSKKKHKAYCGAVKGRSSTKIAIFVVSVTEKLTLEKVEKKQSTTRKDMLNPCHPVDLMVGCLTWVLFVYDHELDFYCRSPGIYQLMPAPHPK; encoded by the exons ATGGTGGTCCAGTATATAATG AACACTCGTGAAATGTTTGAACCCTTTATTGAGGATGACGTCCCATTTGATGAATACTGCCAATTGATGGAAAAGGATGGCACATGGGCTGGACATATGGAATTACAAGCAGCTTCTCTTGTTACGCTTAGTAATATATGTGTTCACCGG TACATGTCACCGCGTTGGTACATCCGAAATTTTGATCAGCACGGAGCTCGTATGGTCCATTT ATCTTATCATGATGAGGAACATTACAATAGTGTGCGATCAAAGGATGACCCTTGTAATGGGCCAGCTCAGCCAATTATAATCAAG GTTGATGCTGATCTTTCAGCAACATCTGTTCAAGCAAAAGCTGTGTGTAGCACTAAAGCAGGAATTGCAAAGGACAGTTTTGATGCAGGATCCCTTAAATTGGTCATGGCAGGAAGTGGTTGTGAAAATGCTGAGAAAGTCAAACAG GTTTTACTAGACGTTAATGGTGATGTTGATGCTGCAATAGAGTTTTTAATAGCGGAGCAAGAATCAGATTCCTTTTCAGCAGAAAATAATTCCCTTTGTTCTGACACGAATATTTCTTATG AAGGTCAAGGAGATGGTGTAGACGGCAACTGTGAACAATACAAGGACGAGCCTGTAAAGAAGACCAACGAACAAGTTTCATCCAATAATCGCACCAAACAAACCCAGGATGATAGCAGTTCCAGAGAAAATGGCAAG AAGATTCCAAGAAACAAGGACTGTTCCTGCGGatccaaaaagaaacacaaggCATATTGTGGAGCTGTGAAGGGAAGATCGTCTACTAAGATTGC CATATTTGTTGTGTCAGTGACCGAAAAGTTGACCTTAGAAAAGgtagaaaagaaacaaagcacAACAAGAAAGGACATGCTGAATCCGTGCCATCCAGTGGATCTGATGGTTGGCTGCCTGACATGGGTGCTCTTTGTATATGACcatgaacttgatttttat